DNA sequence from the Euzebyales bacterium genome:
CGAGCGGCCCGGCTGGTGGTACCCGGCGACGGTCGTGACCGACGTACCCGAGGGCACAGCGATGTACGACGACGAGGTTTTCGGCCCGGTGGCCGGGCTGTTCGAGGTCGCGGCCTACGACGACGCGGTCGCGCTGGCCAACGCCGTCCCCTTCGGTCTGGGCTCGAACGCCTGGACCAACGACCCGGCCGAGCAGGAGGCGTTCGCGCGCGACCTCGACGCCGGAATGGTCTTCGTCAACGGCATGACCACGTCGTTCCCGAGCCTGCCGTTCGGCGGGATCGGCACGTCCGGCTACGGGCGCGAGCTGTCCCACCTGGGCATCCGCGAGTTCTGCAACGCCAAGACCGTGTGGGTCGGCGAGCCCGGGCCATCGTCGAGCTGACCCACCGCGCACGTCCCGGCGTCAGCGTCGGGCGCCCGGCGGTAGCGGGCCACCCTGACCTCGGCGGCGGTCCGCACCGGCTGCGGCAGCGCGGCTATCCGCCCGCGCAGCCTGTCCGCGTCGACGTGATGGGCGCTTGGCCCCATCGCGACGAGCGCTGCGACGGCGTCGTGGTCCAGCGCCAGCGGATGGCGGTGGATGTCGGCGCCCTCGGGGACCAGGTGGCCCTCCAGCGTGCGGGCCAGCCGCTGCGGCTTGTGCTCGTCGACGGTCAGCAGGTCGAGCGCATCGACGAGGTCGCGCAGGTGGTCGGGGGTGGGAGTCACGACGATCGCGGCACCGCCCGGTGCGAGCACCCGCGCCATCTCGGCGCCGTCGCGAGGCGCGAAGACCGACAGCACGAGCGCAGCGACACCGTCGCGCACCGGCAGCCGCGACCACGCGTCGGTGACGACCGCACCGATCCGCGGATGTGCCCGCGCGGCCCTGCGCGCCGCGTGCTTGGACAGGTCCAGCGCCAGGCCCGCGCGGTCGGGTAGCGCGTCGAGCACCGCCGCGAGGTGGTGGCCGGTGCCGGCGCCCAGGTCGAGCACGCAGCCCGCCGGGGGTGCGAGGGCCACGGCGGCGGCCGCCACTGTGGCGCTGAGCGGCGCGAAGTGTCCGGCGTCGAAGAACGCCTGCCGCGCCGCGACCATCGCGGCGGTGTCGGCCGTGCCGGTCCGAGCGTCGCCCCGCAGCAGGTTGACGTAGCCCTGCCGGGCGACGTCGAACGCGTGGCCGCCGCCGCAGCGCACAGTCCGACCGTCAAGCACCAGCGGCCCCCCGCAGTGGGGGCACGCGAGCAGCCCGACGACGTCAGCCAGCATCGGCGGGCTCGGCGTGAGACAGCTCGGCGTCGACCACCGCGTCACCGGCAACGCCGACCTCGACGGGCCCGTCGCCGGCCAGGCCGACGACGAGATCGGTCAGGCAGGCGCGTCCGTCGTCGGCGAACACCTCGATCGACGACCGGTCGATCACGACGTCGAGGTCGACGACGTCTCCGGACGTCACCGCCGCAGTGTGCACCCCGGCGAAGCCCTGCCCGATGCCGGCTGCGCCGGTGCGGTCCAGCGTCACGGTCCCGGCCGCGGCGTCGTGGATCAGCTGCGCGTGGGCGTCCCGGGCGGTGACCGTGACCACCGACCGCCCCCCGCCGTCGGCGTGCGACCGCAGCCGGACCCGGGCGGCGCCGGTGCGCAGTGGGACGGCGGTCGCGTCGAGGGCGCGGGATTCCCCGAGGTGACGGGAGAGCTCGTCGACCGGGCGCTGCGCGAGCACCCAGCCACCGGCGCCGTCGGCGGCGAGGCGCACCTGGCGCGGCAGTGTCAGCTGCCCCCGTGCCGCGGTCGCCGGCACCTGCGCGGCGTACATCCAGTTGCTCATCCACGCGATCCAGATGCGGCGGCCGTCGGCCACGTCGGACCACGACTGGGCGGCGTAGAAGTCAGCGCCGTGGTCCGCCCAGCGCGCGACTCCGTCGGGCGTGAAGGTCGCCCCGTCGAAGCCGCCCGTCCAGTAGCGGGTGCCGGACCCGCCCGCCGGGCCATGCTCGAGCACACCGACCGTCAACACCCACCGCTCGTGGGGCGGACCGTCGACGGGCGGTGCGAACAGATCGGGCGTCTCCCAGACGCCGTGGGGCCGGTCTTGCGCCGGCACGAAGGCGCCGGTGGGCTCCCACGTCACCAGGTCGCGCGACGCGTAGAAGCGGGCTCCGGCGCCAGCGGCCAGGACCATAGACCAGTGACCGTCGTCGGGTTCGCCGAACCAGCTGACCTTGGGATCGCGGAAGTCCACCACACCGTCGGGCTGGCGCAGCACCGGGTTACCGGGATGCGCCTGCCACGTCCGTCCACCGTCGGTGGACCCGGCGATGCTCTGGACCTGCGTGGCGGGCGTGAACTGAGTGTAGATCGCGACCATGGCGCCCGGGCCGAAGCCCGCCGTGCCCCGTCGGTCGATGACCGCACAGCCGGAATAGACGGTGCCGTTGTCGTCGGGGTACAGCGCGATCGGCAGGTCGCGCCAGGCCATGAGGTCGGTGCTGACAGCATGACCCCAGTGCATGGGGCCCCAGTCGAGCGAGTGGGGGTGGTGCTGGTAGCACAGGTGCCACTCGCCGTCGTGGAACACCAGCCCGTTGGGGTCGTTGAGCCATCCGGACGGCGGCTCGTAGTGCAGCAGCGGTCGATGCTCCACCGGCTCCTGCTCCTCCCCTGCCGCACATCCGTCGTCCCAGCCTCACGGATGGGATGAAATCGCTTCTACCACGGGTCAGCGCCATGCGACCACATCGGGCTGATGGTGACCCATTGATGTACGCGGAGTGTGGACTTACGCTCATTGACGCCCCGGCATGAGTGGAGCGACCACGTGAACGCGAGCATCGGTGACGTCGCGCAGCTCGCTGGAGTGTCGGTCGCGACCGTCAGCCGGGCGATTCGTGGCCTTCCCAACGTGTCTCCCTCGACGCGGGACCGGGTGCTCAAGGCCGCCGCGGAGCTGCAGTACGTCGCCCATCCGCACGCGTCCCGCCTGGCCGCCGGACGCACGATGACGGTCGGCATGGCGGTGCCGTTGCTGACCCAGTGGTTCTTCACCCAGGTCGTCGCGGGCGCCGAGGGCGTCCTGGCGGCAAACGGTTACGACATCCTGCTGTACGGCGTCCCGGACACGTCCACGATGCGCCGGTTCGTCGACGACACGGCGTTCAGCAAGCGGGTGGACGGCCTGATCCTGGTCGACCTGCCCGTCACCGGCGACGAGATCGAACGCATGTGCGACCGAGGGCCCGTCGTGACCGTCGGCGTCAGCTCCACGTGTGCGCCATCGGTGACGATCGACAACGTCGAGGCCGCCGCCACCGCGACCCGTCACCTCGTCAACCTGGGCCACCGGCGCGTTGGCCTGATCAGCCACCTGCCGCCGCAGGCGCTGGAGTTCGCCGCGCCGGTGCAGCGCCGCGAGGGCTACGAGCGGGCCCTGGCCGAGGCCGGCATCGAGATCCGCGAGGAGCACATCGTCCCGGGCAACTTCGCCCTCCAGGGCGGAGCGGAGGCCATGGCGCAGCTGCTCGGCGTGGACCGCCCGCCCACCGCGGTGTTCGCGGAGTCCGACGAGATGGCGATCGGCGCGCTCAAGACGGTGCGTGACGCCGGGTTGCGGGTGCCCGGCGACGTGTCGATCGTTGGCTTCGACGACCATGACATGGCGGCGTACATGGATCTGACGACGATCGCCCAGCCGGCGATGCAGCAGGGCGAGACGGCGGCGACGCTGCTGCTCGACCTGATGCGCGACGACGCCCGCACCGACGGCGCCGAGGTCACCAGCGTGGTGATGCCCACGCGACTGGTGGTGCGCTCGACCACGGGACCCGACCACAGCATCAGCTCACGCGCCGGTTGACGCGCGCCACGGCAGTGGCCTCGTGTCGCCCCAGGCCTGTAAACCCTTGCGGTCCGGGCGTTGGCCCGCGATGATGCAGGATGCGCCGGCCGCCCGGCGGTTGCCGAGGCGCGCGGACGCCACCAGTGAACTCGACAGCGAGGTGTGAGAGACCATGGCCAGAGTCGTGTATGACAGCGTGTACAAGCGCTTTCCGGACGGCACGGAGGCTGTGAAGGACCTCAGCCTCGACATCGAGGACGGGGAGTTCATGATTCTCGTGGGCCCGTCGGGGTGTGGCAAGTCGACCGCGCTCCGGATGTGCGCCGGGCTCGAGGAGATCTCCGAGGGTCAGATGATCATCGGCGACAGGGTCGTCAACAACCTGACGCCCAAAGAGCGTGACATCGCGATGGTCTTCCAGTCCTACGCGCTGTACCCGCACATGACCGTCGCGGAGAACATGGGCTTTGCGCTGAAGCTCGCGAAGGTCCCGGCGGACGAGATCGACAAGCGGGTCAAGGAGGCGGCCGAGACACTCGACCTCATCGAGTACCTGCACCGCAAGCCCAAGGCGCTGTCTGGTGGCCAGCGCCAGCGCGTGGCGATGGGTCGCGCGATCGTCCGCGAGCCGCAGGCGTTCCTGATGGACGAGCCGCTGTCGAACCTCGACGCCAAGCTGCGGGTGGCGATGCGCACACAGATCGCCGAACTCCAGAACAAGCTCGGCGTGACCACGCTCTACGTGACCCACGACCAGGTCGAGGCCATGACCATGGGCGACAGGGTCGCGGTGCTCAAGCGCGGTGAGCTGATGCAGGCCGACTCACCGCAGCACCTGTACGACAACCCCGACAACCTGTTCGTCGGCGGGTTCATGGGCTCACCGGCCATGAACTTCGCCGAGGCGAAGTTCTACAAGGAGAACGGCCAGTACAAGGTGGCGATCGGCACCGGTGATGAGCCGGCCGTGCTCGACGTGAACGACGGCGCCATCGATCGCTATCCGAAGGTGCAGGACTACGAGGGCCGGAACATCGCGCTCGGCATGCGGCCCGAGCACTTCTTCCCTGCTGACGGCGAGACCCCGAGAACCATCGTGTGGCCGGATCGCCGCGTCACCCTCGTCGAGCAGCTCGGCGCCGAGATGCTGGTCCACTTCGGCACATCCGCGCCGCCGATCGTGACCGAGGACATGCGCGAGGCCATCGACGACGAGGATGCGTTCGCCGAGCTGCAGCGGCAGGGCCGCGAGGGCGGCCAGCACTTCACGGGCCGCTTCGGGCCCGGCAACCCACCCAAGGTCGACGACCTCGTCGACATCGGGTTCCGCACCGACTACCTGCACTTCTTCGACACGCAGTCCGGCGAGGCGCTGCGCTGACCATCGCGCAGCCGTAGGGCGACCGACGAGCCGGAGCATCGCGGCCCGCACCCGGTGGGTGCGGGCCGCACGTCGTGGTGGATGACTGGGAGGCGGCACGGCCGCCGTCGCGGCGTAGACGCGCGGCCGGGCTGGCTGCGGTCGTGGCCGCCGTGGTCATGGGCGGCGCGTTCGCGGTGCTCCGCGACGCCCGCGCGCCCGCGCCCCACGTTCGGGGTCGAACGCGCGACCGACGATGCCGTGGTGTCGACCGTGCCGACCGAGGACGTGTGGCCCCGTCCCCAGCCGGGGCTGTGGCGGTTCATGCCCGCCGTTCGCCTCACGCCGCGGGTCGGGCATGCCATGGTCTGGGGCGGGCACGCGGTGTTCGTGTGGGGTGGCTTCGACGTCGCCGGCCTGCCGTTGAACGACGGCGCGCTGTTCGATCCGGCAACCGGGACGTGGGAGCTCCTGCCGCCTCTCGCCGGCGTGAACGCCACCGCGTCGTTCGTCGCCTGGTCCGGCGCGGACGTGTTCATCGTGTCGGCCACGGCGACGCGGGTCTTCGATCCGGACCGTGGCGCGTGGAGCACCCTGCCACCACCGCCCCTGCCGGATGGCCACATCGTCACCGCCCAGGTGGTCGGCACCGGTGACGGCGTGGTGGTGCTGAGCAGGCACCGCCGCGACGCCGAAGCCCCGCCCGCGATGTTCCGGTTCGAGCACGCCGACCGTCGGTGGCGCCGCCTGCCGGACCCACCGGTGCCCATGTCCGACGACGATGTCGTCCTCGCCGACTCCGGCCGCGTCGTCGTCCACACCGTGCCTCGTTCGGACGGCC
Encoded proteins:
- a CDS encoding methyltransferase domain-containing protein — translated: MLADVVGLLACPHCGGPLVLDGRTVRCGGGHAFDVARQGYVNLLRGDARTGTADTAAMVAARQAFFDAGHFAPLSATVAAAAVALAPPAGCVLDLGAGTGHHLAAVLDALPDRAGLALDLSKHAARRAARAHPRIGAVVTDAWSRLPVRDGVAALVLSVFAPRDGAEMARVLAPGGAAIVVTPTPDHLRDLVDALDLLTVDEHKPQRLARTLEGHLVPEGADIHRHPLALDHDAVAALVAMGPSAHHVDADRLRGRIAALPQPVRTAAEVRVARYRRAPDADAGTCAVGQLDDGPGSPTHTVLALQNSRMPRWDSSRP
- a CDS encoding glycoside hydrolase family 32 protein: MEHRPLLHYEPPSGWLNDPNGLVFHDGEWHLCYQHHPHSLDWGPMHWGHAVSTDLMAWRDLPIALYPDDNGTVYSGCAVIDRRGTAGFGPGAMVAIYTQFTPATQVQSIAGSTDGGRTWQAHPGNPVLRQPDGVVDFRDPKVSWFGEPDDGHWSMVLAAGAGARFYASRDLVTWEPTGAFVPAQDRPHGVWETPDLFAPPVDGPPHERWVLTVGVLEHGPAGGSGTRYWTGGFDGATFTPDGVARWADHGADFYAAQSWSDVADGRRIWIAWMSNWMYAAQVPATAARGQLTLPRQVRLAADGAGGWVLAQRPVDELSRHLGESRALDATAVPLRTGAARVRLRSHADGGGRSVVTVTARDAHAQLIHDAAAGTVTLDRTGAAGIGQGFAGVHTAAVTSGDVVDLDVVIDRSSIEVFADDGRACLTDLVVGLAGDGPVEVGVAGDAVVDAELSHAEPADAG
- a CDS encoding LacI family DNA-binding transcriptional regulator, with translation MNASIGDVAQLAGVSVATVSRAIRGLPNVSPSTRDRVLKAAAELQYVAHPHASRLAAGRTMTVGMAVPLLTQWFFTQVVAGAEGVLAANGYDILLYGVPDTSTMRRFVDDTAFSKRVDGLILVDLPVTGDEIERMCDRGPVVTVGVSSTCAPSVTIDNVEAAATATRHLVNLGHRRVGLISHLPPQALEFAAPVQRREGYERALAEAGIEIREEHIVPGNFALQGGAEAMAQLLGVDRPPTAVFAESDEMAIGALKTVRDAGLRVPGDVSIVGFDDHDMAAYMDLTTIAQPAMQQGETAATLLLDLMRDDARTDGAEVTSVVMPTRLVVRSTTGPDHSISSRAG
- a CDS encoding ATP-binding cassette domain-containing protein, yielding MARVVYDSVYKRFPDGTEAVKDLSLDIEDGEFMILVGPSGCGKSTALRMCAGLEEISEGQMIIGDRVVNNLTPKERDIAMVFQSYALYPHMTVAENMGFALKLAKVPADEIDKRVKEAAETLDLIEYLHRKPKALSGGQRQRVAMGRAIVREPQAFLMDEPLSNLDAKLRVAMRTQIAELQNKLGVTTLYVTHDQVEAMTMGDRVAVLKRGELMQADSPQHLYDNPDNLFVGGFMGSPAMNFAEAKFYKENGQYKVAIGTGDEPAVLDVNDGAIDRYPKVQDYEGRNIALGMRPEHFFPADGETPRTIVWPDRRVTLVEQLGAEMLVHFGTSAPPIVTEDMREAIDDEDAFAELQRQGREGGQHFTGRFGPGNPPKVDDLVDIGFRTDYLHFFDTQSGEALR
- a CDS encoding kelch repeat-containing protein, giving the protein MSTVPTEDVWPRPQPGLWRFMPAVRLTPRVGHAMVWGGHAVFVWGGFDVAGLPLNDGALFDPATGTWELLPPLAGVNATASFVAWSGADVFIVSATATRVFDPDRGAWSTLPPPPLPDGHIVTAQVVGTGDGVVVLSRHRRDAEAPPAMFRFEHADRRWRRLPDPPVPMSDDDVVLADSGRVVVHTVPRSDGRLRRPNLTCAAATPVGGRPPSDPAWETGRSHACSARWKATVPGSSVWACPERVATRPPTTAAGGVAPNHHPCRRRRRSTACGSATG